The following coding sequences are from one Coffea arabica cultivar ET-39 chromosome 11e, Coffea Arabica ET-39 HiFi, whole genome shotgun sequence window:
- the LOC113719047 gene encoding lipoxygenase 6, chloroplastic-like isoform X1, translated as MFTAQPSPSTLSSSTIQHFPTVRRSETITGGGRKIGGFTRQNANNVPGFQSTVQSKHQSIRTVISSEGAKLVEKSQGSNGPLASSSVSGGMEVRAAVTIRRKMKENITDKLEDQWESFMNGIGRGILLQLISEDIDPITRSGKSAESYVRGFPKPSNHPFVVEYAANFRVPNDFGRPGAILITNFLDKEFYLVEIVVHNFSQEPQFFPANTWIHSRKDNPESRIIFKNQAYLPSQTPDGIKDLRREDLLSIRGNGKGERKMHERIYDYAPYNDLGNPDKSDELARPSLGGNEQPYPRRCRTGRRPTKKDPLSESRIEKPHPIYVPRDEAFEEIKQNTFSAGRLKALLHNLIPLIASTLSSSDNPFTCFSEIDKLYNDGVLLKDEDQKDVIKNQFLTNLMNQVFTVGGRLLKYEIPAVIKRDRFAWLRDNEFARQALAGVNPVNIELLKELPILSKLDPAVYGPPESAITRELIEQELFGMSVEKAIEDKRLFILDYHDMLLPFIEGMNSLPGRKAYASRTIFFYTPTGILRPIIIELSLPPSSNSPRKKHVFVHGHDATTHWIWKQAKAHVCSNDAGIHQLVNHWLRTHACMEPYIIATHRQLSSMHPIYKLLHPHMRYTLEINALARQGLINGGGIIEACFSPGKYSMEISSAAYKSLWQFDTEALPADLVRRGMAVEDPSMPCGVKLVIEDYPYAADGLLIWSAIKELVASYVDHYYSDPSSITSDVELQAWWNEIKNKGHFDKRDETWWPNLGTKEDLSSILTIMIWVASGQHAAINFGQYPFGGYVPNHPTLMRKLIPGEGDPAYEKFLLDPVHTFLSSLPTQLQATKIMAVQDTLSTHSPDEEYLHQLHNVQSTSIKDPEVLKLFEKFSAKLEDIERTINERNRNIGLKNRSGAGIPPYELLLPSSGPGVTGRGIPNSISI; from the exons ATGTTTACAGCTCAACCAAGCCCAAGTACGCTAAGCTCCTCAACCATCCAACATTTCCCCACCGTCCGTCGATCGGAGACGATCACCGGAGGAGGTCGAAAGATTGGCGGGTTTACTAGACAAAACGCCAATAATGTTCCTGGTTTCCAGTCAACGGTCCAGTCAAAGCACCAATCCATAAGAACAGTGATCAGCAGTGAGGGTGCAAAGCTGGTGGAGAAGTCGCAAGGAAGTAATGGGCCGTTGGCTTCTTCTTCAGTAAGTGGAGGCATGGAGGTCAGGGCAGCGGTCACCATAAGGAGGAAGATGAAGGAGAATATCACCGACAAGTTGGAAGATCAGTGGGAATCTTTCATGAACGGGATTGGTAGAGGAATCTTACTTCAGCTCATCAGTGAAGATATTGATCCCA TTACCAGGTCAGGAAAGAGCGCTGAGTCTTATGTTAGGGGATTTCCTAAGCCATCGAACCATCCATTCGTTGTTGAATACGCTGCAAATTTTAGGGTGCCAAATGATTTTGGGCGTCCCGGAGCTATTCTCATTACGAATTTCCTTGATAAAGAGTTCTACTTGGTGGAGATTGTTGTGCATAATTTTAGTCAAGAGCCTCAATTCTTTCCAGCAAATACATGGATCCATTCTCGAAAAGATAATCCTGAGAGTAGAATCATCTTCAAAAATCAG GCATACTTGCCATCTCAAACACCTGATGGCATTAAGGATCTTCGTCGTGAAGACTTGCTGAGTATTCGTGGTAATGGTAAAGGCGAGAGGAAAATGCATGAAAGAATATATGATTATGCTCCTTACAATGATTTGGGTAATCCTGATAAGAGTGATGAACTAGCTAGGCCCTCCTTAGGTGGCAATGAGCAGCCTTATCCTAGGCGGTGTCGAACTGGCAGACGCCCAACTAAGAAAG ATCCTTTGAGTGAAAGTAGGATTGAGAAACCTCATCCAATCTATGTTCCTCGAGATGAAGCCTTTGAGGAGATCAAGCAAAATACATTCTCAGCTGGAAGGTTGAAAGCTCTGTTGCACAACCTGATACCGTTGATTGCGTCTACCTTGTCAAGTTCAGACAACCCCTTCACTTGTTTTTCAGAGATAGACAAGCTTTACAATGATGGTGTTTTATTGAAAGATGAAGACCAAAAAGACGTCATAAAGAATCAGTTTCTAACCAATTTGATGAATCAAGTTTTTACTGTTGGTGGAAGATTGCTGAAGTATGAAATTCCGGCTGTTATAAAAC GGGACCGATTTGCATGGTTACGTGACAATGAGTTTGCAAGACAGGCACTGGCAGGTGTTAATCCTGTTAATATTGAACTACTCAAG GAACTGCCAATTCTGAGCAAACTGGATCCTGCAGTTTATGGCCCCCCAGAGTCTGCAATTACCAGGGAATTAATTGAACAAGAGCTGTTTGGAATGTCTGTTGAGAAG GCCATAGAGGACAAGAGACTGTTCATACTTGACTATCATGATATGCTACTGCCTTTCATTGAGGGGATGAACTCATTGCCTGGTAGAAAAGCTTATGCCTCCAGAACCATTTTTTTCTACACTCCTACTGGCATTTTAAGGCCAATCATAATTGAGCTTTCTCTCCCTCCCTCATCTAATTCACCAAGAAAGAAGCATGTCTTTGTCCACGGCCACGATGCTACCACTCATTGGATCTGGAAGCAAGCTAAAGCGCATGTTTGCTCAAATGATGCTGGCATCCATCAATTAGTAAACCATTG GTTGAGGACTCATGCCTGTATGGAGCCTTACATAATAGCCACCCATAGGCAGCTCAGCTCCATGCATCCAATATACAAATTGCTTCATCCTCATATGCGCTACACACTGGAAATTAATGCCCTTGCCAGACAAGGTCTAATAAATGGAGGTGGAATAATTGAAGCTTGTTTTAGTCCTGGAAAGTATTCCATGGAAATAAGCTCTGCAGCTTATAAGAGCTTGTGGCAATTTGACACGGAAGCATTGCCAGCAGATTTAGTTAGGAG GGGCATGGCTGTGGAGGATCCTTCAATGCCATGTGGTGTGAAACTTGTGATTGAAGACTACCCTTATGCAGCAGATGGACTTCTTATTTGGTCTGCCATCAAAGAATTGGTAGCGTCCTATGTGGATCACTATTATTCTGATCCCAGTTCCATCACTTCTGATGTTGAGCTCCAAGCCTGGTGGAATGAGATTAAGAACAAGGGCCACTTCGATAAAAGAGACGAGACTTGGTGGCCTAACCTCGGGACCAAGGAAGACCTGTCTAGCATTTTAACTATTATGATTTGGGTTGCTTCAGGTCAGCATGCAGCTATAAATTTTGGACAGTATCCATTTGGAGGGTATGTACCTAACCACCCAACCCTGATGCGAAAACTCATCCCAGGAGAAGGTGATCCCGCCTATGAGAAGTTTCTTCTCGACCCTGTGCATACTTTTCTGTCATCTTTGCCCACTCAACTCCAGGCCACCAAAATTATGGCGGTTCAGGACACCTTGTCAACTCATTCTCCAGATGAAGAGTACCTGCACCAGTTGCACAATGTCCAAAGTACTTCAATAAAGGATCCTGAAGTTCTGAAGTTATTTGAGAAATTCTCAGCCAAACTAGAGGACATAGAACGGAcaataaatgaaagaaacagGAATATAGGTCTGAAAAACCGAAGTGGTGCTGGTATCCCTCCATATGAACTGCTTCTACCCTCTTCCGGTCCAGGAGTAACTGGTCGTGGTATTCCCAACAGCATTTCTATCTAG
- the LOC113719057 gene encoding uncharacterized protein isoform X1 → MAETHIQVADVPEEESHSRQLQDQTPLLKVEQTHQSQNQETTEEDQEAYTPLDKTLKTLDSFLALLGFKQNSILSVGLSWMVFLLIGFFLPVVILQLSNCPGCEKGQIKSFELDIVASQASLASASLICVSHNLRKYGIRKFLFVDRYTGHVERFSDQYIQKISESVRLLVLWVLPCFILKTAREVIRMLYVHHELWWQTVVILLAFVLSSTYVTIIFLSSCILFYLVCNLQIIHFDDYGKLLERQSDVLILIKEHIRLRHYLSKISHRFRIYLILVFLIVTVSQFVTLFQTTGYTGIISFINGGDFAVSSIVQVAGITLCLNAAAKISHRAQGIGSLASQWHALRTCTPTDASQFRIASSTGSLEVDHMIGSLYTSYSESDLESLEFVPTSQSTPLSSYASSYHKRQALVTYLQSNPGGITVFGWTVDRGLINTIFFIQLSLVLFVLGKTVVFTSQ, encoded by the exons ATGGCTGAAACTCATATACAAGTAGCGGACGTCCCAGAGGAGGAATCACATTCACGGCAGCTGCAAGACCAGACTCCCCTGCTCAAGGTAGAACAAACTCACCAAtcccaaaatcaagaaactacGGAAGAAGATCAAGAGGCCTACACTCCTCTTGACAAGACCCTTAAAACATTAGACTCGTTCCTTGCTCTTCTGGGcttcaaacaaaattcaatctTGAGTGTCGGGCTGTCTTGGATGGTTTTCCTGCTCATTGGTTTTTTCCTTCCGGTGGTTATTCTTCAACTTTCCAATTGTCCCGGTTGTGAGAAGGGCCAAATTAAAAGTTTTGAGCTGGATATTGTGGCTTCTCAGGCTAGTTTGGCATCTGCCTCTCTTATTTGTGTGTCCCACAATTTGCGCAAGTATGGCATTAGGAAGTTTCTATTTGTTGATAGGTATACTGGTCATGTGGAGAGGTTCAGTGACCAATATATTCAGAAGATCTCT GAATCTGTCCGGTTGCTGGTGTTATGGGTACTGCCATGTTTCATTCTTAAGACTGCTCGTGAAGTCATCCGCATGTTATACGTGCATCATGAATTATGGTGGCAAACTGTCGTTATTTTACTAGCATTTGTTTTATCCTCAACCTATGTGACTATAATCTTTCTATCCTCCTGCATATTGTTCTATCTGGTCTGCAATTTACAGATTATACACTTCGATGACTATGGGAAGCTCTTGGAAAGGCAATCTGAtgttttaatattaataaaagaGCATATTCGTCTGCGGCATTATCTATCAAAAATAAGCCACAGATTTAGAATCTATCTTATTCTGGTGTTCTTGATTGTCACTGTAAGCCAGTTTGTGACTCTATTCCAAACTACTGGGTATACTGGAATCATCTCATTCATTAATGGAGGTGATTTTGCT GTGTCTTCCATCGTCCAAGTAGCTGGAATAACTCTTTGCTTGAACGCAGCTGCAAAAATATCCCACAGAGCCCAAGGAATTGGATCGCTAGCTAGTCAGTGGCATGCTTTAAGGACATGCACTCCTACTGATGCATCTCAATTCAGGATTGCTAGCAGCACTGGAAGCCTGGAGGTGGATCATATGATAGGTTCCCTCTACACAAGCTACTCAGAAAGTGATTTGGAGTCTTTGGAATTTGTCCCGACCAGTCAAAGTACACCACTCTCTTCTTATGCATCTTCATACCACAAGAGGCAAGCCCTAG TGACATATTTGCAGTCCAACCCCGGGGGAATTACGGTTTTTGGATGGACGGTTGATAGGGGACTGATCAACACCATTTTCTTCATTCAACTGTCGCTCGTGCTCTTTGTGCTTGGAAAGACCGTAGTTTTCACTTCACAGTAA
- the LOC113719047 gene encoding lipoxygenase 6, chloroplastic-like isoform X2 has protein sequence MFTAQPSPSTLSSSTIQHFPTVRRSETITGGGRKIGGFTRQNANNVPGFQSTVQSKHQSIRTVISSEGAKLVEKSQGSNGPLASSSVSGGMEVRAAVTIRRKMKENITDKLEDQWESFMNGIGRGILLQLISEDIDPITRSGKSAESYVRGFPKPSNHPFVVEYAANFRVPNDFGRPGAILITNFLDKEFYLVEIVVHNFSQEPQFFPANTWIHSRKDNPESRIIFKNQAYLPSQTPDGIKDLRREDLLSIRGNGKGERKMHERIYDYAPYNDLGNPDKSDELARPSLGGNEQPYPRRCRTGRRPTKKDPLSESRIEKPHPIYVPRDEAFEEIKQNTFSAGRLKALLHNLIPLIASTLSSSDNPFTCFSEIDKLYNDGVLLKDEDQKDVIKNQFLTNLMNQVFTVGGRLLKYEIPAVIKRDRFAWLRDNEFARQALAGVNPVNIELLKELPILSKLDPAVYGPPESAITRELIEQELFGMSVEKAIEDKRLFILDYHDMLLPFIEGMNSLPGRKAYASRTIFFYTPTGILRPIIIELSLPPSSNSPRKKHVFVHGHDATTHWIWKQAKAHVCSNDAGIHQLVNHWGMAVEDPSMPCGVKLVIEDYPYAADGLLIWSAIKELVASYVDHYYSDPSSITSDVELQAWWNEIKNKGHFDKRDETWWPNLGTKEDLSSILTIMIWVASGQHAAINFGQYPFGGYVPNHPTLMRKLIPGEGDPAYEKFLLDPVHTFLSSLPTQLQATKIMAVQDTLSTHSPDEEYLHQLHNVQSTSIKDPEVLKLFEKFSAKLEDIERTINERNRNIGLKNRSGAGIPPYELLLPSSGPGVTGRGIPNSISI, from the exons ATGTTTACAGCTCAACCAAGCCCAAGTACGCTAAGCTCCTCAACCATCCAACATTTCCCCACCGTCCGTCGATCGGAGACGATCACCGGAGGAGGTCGAAAGATTGGCGGGTTTACTAGACAAAACGCCAATAATGTTCCTGGTTTCCAGTCAACGGTCCAGTCAAAGCACCAATCCATAAGAACAGTGATCAGCAGTGAGGGTGCAAAGCTGGTGGAGAAGTCGCAAGGAAGTAATGGGCCGTTGGCTTCTTCTTCAGTAAGTGGAGGCATGGAGGTCAGGGCAGCGGTCACCATAAGGAGGAAGATGAAGGAGAATATCACCGACAAGTTGGAAGATCAGTGGGAATCTTTCATGAACGGGATTGGTAGAGGAATCTTACTTCAGCTCATCAGTGAAGATATTGATCCCA TTACCAGGTCAGGAAAGAGCGCTGAGTCTTATGTTAGGGGATTTCCTAAGCCATCGAACCATCCATTCGTTGTTGAATACGCTGCAAATTTTAGGGTGCCAAATGATTTTGGGCGTCCCGGAGCTATTCTCATTACGAATTTCCTTGATAAAGAGTTCTACTTGGTGGAGATTGTTGTGCATAATTTTAGTCAAGAGCCTCAATTCTTTCCAGCAAATACATGGATCCATTCTCGAAAAGATAATCCTGAGAGTAGAATCATCTTCAAAAATCAG GCATACTTGCCATCTCAAACACCTGATGGCATTAAGGATCTTCGTCGTGAAGACTTGCTGAGTATTCGTGGTAATGGTAAAGGCGAGAGGAAAATGCATGAAAGAATATATGATTATGCTCCTTACAATGATTTGGGTAATCCTGATAAGAGTGATGAACTAGCTAGGCCCTCCTTAGGTGGCAATGAGCAGCCTTATCCTAGGCGGTGTCGAACTGGCAGACGCCCAACTAAGAAAG ATCCTTTGAGTGAAAGTAGGATTGAGAAACCTCATCCAATCTATGTTCCTCGAGATGAAGCCTTTGAGGAGATCAAGCAAAATACATTCTCAGCTGGAAGGTTGAAAGCTCTGTTGCACAACCTGATACCGTTGATTGCGTCTACCTTGTCAAGTTCAGACAACCCCTTCACTTGTTTTTCAGAGATAGACAAGCTTTACAATGATGGTGTTTTATTGAAAGATGAAGACCAAAAAGACGTCATAAAGAATCAGTTTCTAACCAATTTGATGAATCAAGTTTTTACTGTTGGTGGAAGATTGCTGAAGTATGAAATTCCGGCTGTTATAAAAC GGGACCGATTTGCATGGTTACGTGACAATGAGTTTGCAAGACAGGCACTGGCAGGTGTTAATCCTGTTAATATTGAACTACTCAAG GAACTGCCAATTCTGAGCAAACTGGATCCTGCAGTTTATGGCCCCCCAGAGTCTGCAATTACCAGGGAATTAATTGAACAAGAGCTGTTTGGAATGTCTGTTGAGAAG GCCATAGAGGACAAGAGACTGTTCATACTTGACTATCATGATATGCTACTGCCTTTCATTGAGGGGATGAACTCATTGCCTGGTAGAAAAGCTTATGCCTCCAGAACCATTTTTTTCTACACTCCTACTGGCATTTTAAGGCCAATCATAATTGAGCTTTCTCTCCCTCCCTCATCTAATTCACCAAGAAAGAAGCATGTCTTTGTCCACGGCCACGATGCTACCACTCATTGGATCTGGAAGCAAGCTAAAGCGCATGTTTGCTCAAATGATGCTGGCATCCATCAATTAGTAAACCATTG GGGCATGGCTGTGGAGGATCCTTCAATGCCATGTGGTGTGAAACTTGTGATTGAAGACTACCCTTATGCAGCAGATGGACTTCTTATTTGGTCTGCCATCAAAGAATTGGTAGCGTCCTATGTGGATCACTATTATTCTGATCCCAGTTCCATCACTTCTGATGTTGAGCTCCAAGCCTGGTGGAATGAGATTAAGAACAAGGGCCACTTCGATAAAAGAGACGAGACTTGGTGGCCTAACCTCGGGACCAAGGAAGACCTGTCTAGCATTTTAACTATTATGATTTGGGTTGCTTCAGGTCAGCATGCAGCTATAAATTTTGGACAGTATCCATTTGGAGGGTATGTACCTAACCACCCAACCCTGATGCGAAAACTCATCCCAGGAGAAGGTGATCCCGCCTATGAGAAGTTTCTTCTCGACCCTGTGCATACTTTTCTGTCATCTTTGCCCACTCAACTCCAGGCCACCAAAATTATGGCGGTTCAGGACACCTTGTCAACTCATTCTCCAGATGAAGAGTACCTGCACCAGTTGCACAATGTCCAAAGTACTTCAATAAAGGATCCTGAAGTTCTGAAGTTATTTGAGAAATTCTCAGCCAAACTAGAGGACATAGAACGGAcaataaatgaaagaaacagGAATATAGGTCTGAAAAACCGAAGTGGTGCTGGTATCCCTCCATATGAACTGCTTCTACCCTCTTCCGGTCCAGGAGTAACTGGTCGTGGTATTCCCAACAGCATTTCTATCTAG
- the LOC113719057 gene encoding uncharacterized protein isoform X3: MAETHIQVADVPEEESHSRQLQDQTPLLKVEQTHQSQNQETTEEDQEAYTPLDKTLKTLDSFLALLGFKQNSILSVGLSWMVFLLIGFFLPVVILQLSNCPGCEKGQIKSFELDIVASQASLASASLICVSHNLRKYGIRKFLFVDRYTGHVERFSDQYIQKISESVRLLVLWIIHFDDYGKLLERQSDVLILIKEHIRLRHYLSKISHRFRIYLILVFLIVTVSQFVTLFQTTGYTGIISFINGGDFAVSSIVQVAGITLCLNAAAKISHRAQGIGSLASQWHALRTCTPTDASQFRIASSTGSLEVDHMIGSLYTSYSESDLESLEFVPTSQSTPLSSYASSYHKRQALVTYLQSNPGGITVFGWTVDRGLINTIFFIQLSLVLFVLGKTVVFTSQ, from the exons ATGGCTGAAACTCATATACAAGTAGCGGACGTCCCAGAGGAGGAATCACATTCACGGCAGCTGCAAGACCAGACTCCCCTGCTCAAGGTAGAACAAACTCACCAAtcccaaaatcaagaaactacGGAAGAAGATCAAGAGGCCTACACTCCTCTTGACAAGACCCTTAAAACATTAGACTCGTTCCTTGCTCTTCTGGGcttcaaacaaaattcaatctTGAGTGTCGGGCTGTCTTGGATGGTTTTCCTGCTCATTGGTTTTTTCCTTCCGGTGGTTATTCTTCAACTTTCCAATTGTCCCGGTTGTGAGAAGGGCCAAATTAAAAGTTTTGAGCTGGATATTGTGGCTTCTCAGGCTAGTTTGGCATCTGCCTCTCTTATTTGTGTGTCCCACAATTTGCGCAAGTATGGCATTAGGAAGTTTCTATTTGTTGATAGGTATACTGGTCATGTGGAGAGGTTCAGTGACCAATATATTCAGAAGATCTCT GAATCTGTCCGGTTGCTGGTGTTATGG ATTATACACTTCGATGACTATGGGAAGCTCTTGGAAAGGCAATCTGAtgttttaatattaataaaagaGCATATTCGTCTGCGGCATTATCTATCAAAAATAAGCCACAGATTTAGAATCTATCTTATTCTGGTGTTCTTGATTGTCACTGTAAGCCAGTTTGTGACTCTATTCCAAACTACTGGGTATACTGGAATCATCTCATTCATTAATGGAGGTGATTTTGCT GTGTCTTCCATCGTCCAAGTAGCTGGAATAACTCTTTGCTTGAACGCAGCTGCAAAAATATCCCACAGAGCCCAAGGAATTGGATCGCTAGCTAGTCAGTGGCATGCTTTAAGGACATGCACTCCTACTGATGCATCTCAATTCAGGATTGCTAGCAGCACTGGAAGCCTGGAGGTGGATCATATGATAGGTTCCCTCTACACAAGCTACTCAGAAAGTGATTTGGAGTCTTTGGAATTTGTCCCGACCAGTCAAAGTACACCACTCTCTTCTTATGCATCTTCATACCACAAGAGGCAAGCCCTAG TGACATATTTGCAGTCCAACCCCGGGGGAATTACGGTTTTTGGATGGACGGTTGATAGGGGACTGATCAACACCATTTTCTTCATTCAACTGTCGCTCGTGCTCTTTGTGCTTGGAAAGACCGTAGTTTTCACTTCACAGTAA
- the LOC113719057 gene encoding uncharacterized protein isoform X4, which translates to MAETHIQVADVPEEESHSRQLQDQTPLLKVEQTHQSQNQETTEEDQEAYTPLDKTLKTLDSFLALLGFKQNSILSVGLSWMVFLLIGFFLPVVILQLSNCPGCEKGQIKSFELDIVASQASLASASLICVSHNLRKYGIRKFLFVDRYTGHVERFSDQYIQKISESVRLLVLWVSSIVQVAGITLCLNAAAKISHRAQGIGSLASQWHALRTCTPTDASQFRIASSTGSLEVDHMIGSLYTSYSESDLESLEFVPTSQSTPLSSYASSYHKRQALVTYLQSNPGGITVFGWTVDRGLINTIFFIQLSLVLFVLGKTVVFTSQ; encoded by the exons ATGGCTGAAACTCATATACAAGTAGCGGACGTCCCAGAGGAGGAATCACATTCACGGCAGCTGCAAGACCAGACTCCCCTGCTCAAGGTAGAACAAACTCACCAAtcccaaaatcaagaaactacGGAAGAAGATCAAGAGGCCTACACTCCTCTTGACAAGACCCTTAAAACATTAGACTCGTTCCTTGCTCTTCTGGGcttcaaacaaaattcaatctTGAGTGTCGGGCTGTCTTGGATGGTTTTCCTGCTCATTGGTTTTTTCCTTCCGGTGGTTATTCTTCAACTTTCCAATTGTCCCGGTTGTGAGAAGGGCCAAATTAAAAGTTTTGAGCTGGATATTGTGGCTTCTCAGGCTAGTTTGGCATCTGCCTCTCTTATTTGTGTGTCCCACAATTTGCGCAAGTATGGCATTAGGAAGTTTCTATTTGTTGATAGGTATACTGGTCATGTGGAGAGGTTCAGTGACCAATATATTCAGAAGATCTCT GAATCTGTCCGGTTGCTGGTGTTATGG GTGTCTTCCATCGTCCAAGTAGCTGGAATAACTCTTTGCTTGAACGCAGCTGCAAAAATATCCCACAGAGCCCAAGGAATTGGATCGCTAGCTAGTCAGTGGCATGCTTTAAGGACATGCACTCCTACTGATGCATCTCAATTCAGGATTGCTAGCAGCACTGGAAGCCTGGAGGTGGATCATATGATAGGTTCCCTCTACACAAGCTACTCAGAAAGTGATTTGGAGTCTTTGGAATTTGTCCCGACCAGTCAAAGTACACCACTCTCTTCTTATGCATCTTCATACCACAAGAGGCAAGCCCTAG TGACATATTTGCAGTCCAACCCCGGGGGAATTACGGTTTTTGGATGGACGGTTGATAGGGGACTGATCAACACCATTTTCTTCATTCAACTGTCGCTCGTGCTCTTTGTGCTTGGAAAGACCGTAGTTTTCACTTCACAGTAA
- the LOC113719057 gene encoding uncharacterized protein isoform X2, translated as MAETHIQVADVPEEESHSRQLQDQTPLLKVEQTHQSQNQETTEEDQEAYTPLDKTLKTLDSFLALLGFKQNSILSVGLSWMVFLLIGFFLPVVILQLSNCPGCEKGQIKSFELDIVASQASLASASLICVSHNLRKYGIRKFLFVDRYTGHVERFSDQYIQKISESVRLLVLWVLPCFILKTAREVIRMLYVHHELWWQTVVILLAFVLSSTYVTIIFLSSCILFYLVCNLQIIHFDDYGKLLERQSDVLILIKEHIRLRHYLSKISHRFRIYLILVFLIVTVSQFVTLFQTTGYTGIISFINGGDFAVSSIVQVAGITLCLNAAAKISHRAQGIGSLASQWHALRTCTPTDASQFRIASSTGSLEVDHMIGSLYTSYSESDLESLEFVPTSQSTPLSSYASSYHKRQALGTRIKSCFFVLFILYHLPLRSVEIWP; from the exons ATGGCTGAAACTCATATACAAGTAGCGGACGTCCCAGAGGAGGAATCACATTCACGGCAGCTGCAAGACCAGACTCCCCTGCTCAAGGTAGAACAAACTCACCAAtcccaaaatcaagaaactacGGAAGAAGATCAAGAGGCCTACACTCCTCTTGACAAGACCCTTAAAACATTAGACTCGTTCCTTGCTCTTCTGGGcttcaaacaaaattcaatctTGAGTGTCGGGCTGTCTTGGATGGTTTTCCTGCTCATTGGTTTTTTCCTTCCGGTGGTTATTCTTCAACTTTCCAATTGTCCCGGTTGTGAGAAGGGCCAAATTAAAAGTTTTGAGCTGGATATTGTGGCTTCTCAGGCTAGTTTGGCATCTGCCTCTCTTATTTGTGTGTCCCACAATTTGCGCAAGTATGGCATTAGGAAGTTTCTATTTGTTGATAGGTATACTGGTCATGTGGAGAGGTTCAGTGACCAATATATTCAGAAGATCTCT GAATCTGTCCGGTTGCTGGTGTTATGGGTACTGCCATGTTTCATTCTTAAGACTGCTCGTGAAGTCATCCGCATGTTATACGTGCATCATGAATTATGGTGGCAAACTGTCGTTATTTTACTAGCATTTGTTTTATCCTCAACCTATGTGACTATAATCTTTCTATCCTCCTGCATATTGTTCTATCTGGTCTGCAATTTACAGATTATACACTTCGATGACTATGGGAAGCTCTTGGAAAGGCAATCTGAtgttttaatattaataaaagaGCATATTCGTCTGCGGCATTATCTATCAAAAATAAGCCACAGATTTAGAATCTATCTTATTCTGGTGTTCTTGATTGTCACTGTAAGCCAGTTTGTGACTCTATTCCAAACTACTGGGTATACTGGAATCATCTCATTCATTAATGGAGGTGATTTTGCT GTGTCTTCCATCGTCCAAGTAGCTGGAATAACTCTTTGCTTGAACGCAGCTGCAAAAATATCCCACAGAGCCCAAGGAATTGGATCGCTAGCTAGTCAGTGGCATGCTTTAAGGACATGCACTCCTACTGATGCATCTCAATTCAGGATTGCTAGCAGCACTGGAAGCCTGGAGGTGGATCATATGATAGGTTCCCTCTACACAAGCTACTCAGAAAGTGATTTGGAGTCTTTGGAATTTGTCCCGACCAGTCAAAGTACACCACTCTCTTCTTATGCATCTTCATACCACAAGAGGCAAGCCCTAGGTACGCGGATCAAATcctgtttttttgttttatttattctaTATCACCTTCCTCTGAGGTCTGTGGAGATATGGCCTTAG